From the genome of Pseudomonas migulae:
AGGTGAAGGTCAAGGTTGATGAGGTGGCAACGGTTCGCAAGGAAGACTGAAGACCGCGTTATCGTTCTTCGCGGGCAAGCCTCGCTCCTACAGGATCTACGCACAATTTGTGCTCGACGATGATCCCTGCAGGAGCGAGGCTTGCCCGCGAAGAGGCTCTTGCAGACGCCACATCATTTTCAGGCAATAACAACGCCGCCCAGGCTATCCAGCCCAACCCCGACCAACGTCACCGAATCACCGCCAAACGTCAGCACCGTGTCGTTCCCGACTGCCGTGGCATGAGCCCGATAATCGTCATTGGGCGACACCCCCTGAACTCCAAGAAACACCAGCTTGTCATTCGCCTGATAGCCCACCACCCGGTCATGGCCGAACGCGCCACTGAACAGGAACGTGTCGATCCCGCCGCCCGACTCCATCAGGTCATTCCCCGCGCCACCGACGAACACGTCGTTGCCTTGGCCGCCGATCAAATGGTCGTTGCCCTCCAGGCCAAACAACCAATCACCGCTGACGTGAGCCTTTAGCGTATCGGCGCCCGCTCCGCCCTTCAGTGTCGAGGCGTATTGGGTCAGGTTGTTTCCTGCCGCCAGACCGTTGGCCGTAACGCTGTGGCTCACGTCATCCTTGAACACCCCCCAGAGAAACCCCGGCTCCTTGGTGACAAGGCTGCCAATGTCGCGAGTGATGCTGATGCCGCCCTGCGCATCGCGGATGTACAGGTTGCCGGCGCCGTCATTGGCGAAATCGAAGGTTTTCACCGACTGCTGCAAGTCCAGCACGTTGCTGCCCTTGCCACCCAGCACGATGTTGTAGCCACCACCGTCGCGGAAGGTGTCATTGCCATCGCGGCCTTCCAGGTAGTCGTTGCCCTTGCCGCCCTGGATCAGGTCGTTGCCGTCGCTGCCGATGATGAAGGTGCTGCCCTTGTGGGTCTCGGCATTGCGATTGAGGTCCTGGACCCAGGTGTTGCCGCGCGCCGGATCGGACAGGTTGGCGACGATGACGGTCGAGTCCTTGCTGGTGAGGTCATAGAACTGCGACTCCAGCACCCGGGACATGCCATCGCCATACGCCGTCGGCAGGTGGGAAATCCAGGTAGGGATATTGAGGATGGAAAACGGCAGCACATTCCACGCCGTCGACGCGTAATGATCGTTGAAGCTGACGATGTTGTTGGTCGCCGAATCCTGATGGGCATCGTGCACGCCCACTGAAGACAGGTTGAAGGATGAGCCGTCGAGCGCGCGAAATACCGGGTCGTTCTCATAACCGACGTTGAGCACTTTATCGGTGCTGCTTTGGGTGGGCGACGCGTAGGCGATGTAGTTGGCGTCCTTGTAGAACCCGGCCCACTTGTCGTTGCTCAGGTCTGCCAGGCTGTTTACCGCCAGACCGCCGAGGCTGTGGCCGCTGACCAGCACGTCCTTGCCCGACAGACCGTTGGCCCGGGCAAATGCCGCGACATCGCCCAGCAAGTCGCCAAACGCTTCGCCCACGTAGTTCCTGGCGTAATCCTTCGGCCCCAATGCGGCGAGCAGATCGTTGATCCCGTCAGCGATCGAGTCGCTGATCAGGCTTTCCCGTGGCCCACTGGTGCCGCGAAAGGCGATGCCGACTTCGCTGAGATGGCCCTGGGCGTCGTACTTGCCGAGGATTTCCACCTGAGCGCTGGTGTATCCGGCCTTTTCGCCGAAAAAGGTTCCGCGGGCATCGACCTTGCCGTCATAGCCCAGTTGAGTCGCGGTAATGGGCGTCCAGCCAGCCTTGTGCACCGCGTCGAGCGCGGCTTTTTCCGAATCCGGATTCCACGGCACGCCGGGGATTACACCCTGGGAGTCAGTGCCGCCAATCAGCGCAGTCACCAACGTCGCCGGCAAGCCAAGGCCAAAGCCGTTGTGCTGGTAACCGGTGGCAAAACCGTTATCGAGGTTGTGATAGGAATACAGCGTGATCGCCATGGCGTCGGTGAACAACGCCTTTGAGTCTGCTGTACCGAAGTTTTTGTAGTCGTACACACCCATGGTAAAGCCTCTCTTTTTGTTGGAATGCTGTTCACCTAAGCGGGGCCCCTCGCCACAGTTGTGAGTGCCTGCCGGTATTCCACTGGTGGATGTTTCAGAGATCTTCGCGGCGTGACGGCGGGCCTTGCCCAAACGCCTCACCCACTTTGGCCAGGTCCTGCTCGTTCAGGGTGCCGGCGTAGTAATGCAGCTTGATCCAGGCCATCAAATAGTCGTACCGGGTCTGGGCCAGGTCGCGGCGTGTGGTGTAGAGCTGTTGTTCGGCGTTGAGCGCATCGAGGTTGACCCGTTCACCGCCGAGGATGCTCTGCTTCGTCGAGACCACCAGGGCTTCGGCGGACGTCAGGGCTTTCTGATAGGCCCGCAGTTTGCTCACCCCCGACTGGCAGGCGCTGAACTGCCGACGCAGCTCGATCAGCGTCTCCCGGGTCTGACCATCCAGCTGGTACTCCGCCTGCTCCATGGCCCGGCTGGCCTGGCGCGTCGAGGCGGAAACCCCGCCGCCGGCATACAGCGGCACGTTGACTTCGATGCCGATGGTGTTGGTGTCGTAGCGCTGGTTGTAGGTGTTGCCGCTTTCCGATTCGTTCTGCCGCACCGACGCATACGCACTGACTTTCGGCAGGTGCCCGGCGCGATTGCGTTCGACTTCGTAGCGCGCCACTTCCACGGCCTGGCGCTGCGACGCCAGGTTCGGGTTGTTCGCCACGGCCATCTCGTGCCAAGTGTCGTATCGGGCGGGTTGCAGGGTGAAGGTCTGAAAGTTCTGATCCAGCGGCGCCAGATCCCCGATGTCAATGGCCGACACGCCGATCAATGCACCGAGCTCTCGCAGGG
Proteins encoded in this window:
- a CDS encoding polyurethane esterase; its protein translation is MGVYDYKNFGTADSKALFTDAMAITLYSYHNLDNGFATGYQHNGFGLGLPATLVTALIGGTDSQGVIPGVPWNPDSEKAALDAVHKAGWTPITATQLGYDGKVDARGTFFGEKAGYTSAQVEILGKYDAQGHLSEVGIAFRGTSGPRESLISDSIADGINDLLAALGPKDYARNYVGEAFGDLLGDVAAFARANGLSGKDVLVSGHSLGGLAVNSLADLSNDKWAGFYKDANYIAYASPTQSSTDKVLNVGYENDPVFRALDGSSFNLSSVGVHDAHQDSATNNIVSFNDHYASTAWNVLPFSILNIPTWISHLPTAYGDGMSRVLESQFYDLTSKDSTVIVANLSDPARGNTWVQDLNRNAETHKGSTFIIGSDGNDLIQGGKGNDYLEGRDGNDTFRDGGGYNIVLGGKGSNVLDLQQSVKTFDFANDGAGNLYIRDAQGGISITRDIGSLVTKEPGFLWGVFKDDVSHSVTANGLAAGNNLTQYASTLKGGAGADTLKAHVSGDWLFGLEGNDHLIGGQGNDVFVGGAGNDLMESGGGIDTFLFSGAFGHDRVVGYQANDKLVFLGVQGVSPNDDYRAHATAVGNDTVLTFGGDSVTLVGVGLDSLGGVVIA
- a CDS encoding TolC family outer membrane protein, whose amino-acid sequence is MFRSMNKLSLFAASLALLTCNASMAMGPFDIYEQALRNDPVFLGAIKERDAGLENRAIGRAGLLPHLGYTYNKGRNTSKVTYLNERGENQRDDRNYSSYGSTLTLQQPLIDYEAYAAYRKGVAQSLFADETFRGKSQELLVRVLESYTQALFAQDQIDIAQAKKKAFEQQFQQNEHMFRQGEGTRTDILEAESRYELATAEEIEARNEQDASLRELGALIGVSAIDIGDLAPLDQNFQTFTLQPARYDTWHEMAVANNPNLASQRQAVEVARYEVERNRAGHLPKVSAYASVRQNESESGNTYNQRYDTNTIGIEVNVPLYAGGGVSASTRQASRAMEQAEYQLDGQTRETLIELRRQFSACQSGVSKLRAYQKALTSAEALVVSTKQSILGGERVNLDALNAEQQLYTTRRDLAQTRYDYLMAWIKLHYYAGTLNEQDLAKVGEAFGQGPPSRREDL